The DNA segment GATCACACGGGCAAATTTAGTGATTCACAAAACGACCAATCACTTTATTGATGAATTGTACATAAAAAAATATTAAGGGAATTGGAGAGATTATTAGATGATAGAGCAATTTACCGAGTTGGAAAAAATCGTCGTACTGGATTTCGGCAGTCAATATAACCAATTGATTACACGACGCATCCGCGAATTCGGCGTATTCTCAGAGTTGGTTTCACACCGCACAACTGCTGAGGATATCAAAGCGATGGGGAACGTCAAGGGGGTCATTTTCTCCGGCGGCCCGAACAGCGTCTATGAAGAAGATGCTTTCAAAGTAGATCCGGCCATTTTCGCCATGGGCATCCCCGTATTGGGAATTTGTTACGGCATGCAATTGATGACCGATCATTTCGGCGGAAAAGTCATTCCTGCTGAAGAAAGAGAATACGGACGTTCCGACATCCAAATTCTTGATTTGGATACGCCAATGTTCAAAGGCCTTTCCGACATCGAAACTGTTTGGATGAGCCATGGTGATAAAATCACTGACATCCCTGCCGGCTTCAAAGTGACTGCCACAAACGACAACTGTCCTGTCGCAGCCTTCGCCAATACAGCAGAAAAATTCTACGGCGTCCAGTTCCATCCGGAAGTACAGCACTCTGTACACGGAAACGAAATGCTGAAGAACTTCGCCTTCGAAGTCTGCGGTTGCTCAGGTAACTGGTCGATCGCCAACTTCATCGAAATCGAAACTAAAAAAATCAGAGAAACTGTCGGCGACAAAAAAGTCTTGTTGGGACTTTCCGGCGGGGTTGATTCAAGCGTAGTCGGCGTATTGCTGCACAAAGCGATCGGCTCGCAATTGACTTGTATCTTTGTTGACCACGGCCTGTTGCGCAAAGGCGAAGGCGATCAAGTCATGGAAAGCCTGGTAGGCAAATTCGGCTTGAACATCATCCGCGTTGATGCGAAAAAACGTTTCATGGACAAACTGGCAGGCGTCAGCGATCCGGAACAAAAACGTAAAATCATCGGCAACGAATTCGTTTACGTATTTGACGATGAAGCTACGAAATTGCAAGGCATCGACTTCTTGGCCCAAGGAACGCTTTACACCGACGTGATCGAAAGTGGAACCGAGACTGCCCAAACAATCAAGTCCCACCACAACGTAGGCGGACTGCCTGAAGATATGCAATTCAAATTGATCGAGCCATTGAACACCTTGTTCAAAGATGAAGTCCGCGAATTGGGGACACAACTTGGCATGCCTGACAGCATCGTTTGGCGCCAGCCATTCCCAGGCCCTGGTTTGGGTATCCGCGTCATCGGCGAAATTACCGAAGAGAAATTGGAGATCGTCCGCGATTCAGACTACATCCTCCGCGAAGAAATCGCGAATGCCGGTTTGGAACGCGACGTATGGCAATACTTCACCGTCCTTCCAGGATTCCGCAGCGTAGGCGTAATGGGCGATGGCCGTACGTATGACTACACAATCGGTATCCGCGCCGTGACATCCATCGATGGCATGACGTCCGACTGGGCACGCATCCCTTACGAAGTGTTGGACAAGATTTCCCGTCGCATCGTAAATGAAGTAAAGCATGTCAACCGCATAGTGTACGACATTACGAGTAAGCCACCATCGACCATCGAGTGGGAATAAGCCAATAATTAAATTTTAAGCCATTTTGGATCAGCTTTTCAGGCTGATCCAAAATGGCTTTTGTTGTAGCTGATGCTAAAAATTGGGGCGAAAATCCAGGTTGTATACAACGCAGTGCCCAATAATTTGGGTGGAGACGCTGCACAAATACTAAAAAGAGGGTACGAACTAAATTTAACAGAGAGGGTGTCTCGAAATGAGACATCCTCTCTGTTTTTGTTTGCGGTTTGAATGCGGAATTCCCCGCGAAAACGGATTTGATGGGGAATCTCGTATAGTTCGCGGCCGTTTTTCCCCGCTAAGGTAGTTTTTGCGGGTTTTCTGACTTTGGTTTGGACTGATTTTCCCCGCAAAAATGCTCTTGGCGGGTTATCTCTGAGCATATGTTCAATTTCCAACGAAAGTGGCCTATCCTGATTTGAAAAAGCATACGAAAAATACAAAACACTTGCTCGGTTTCATTTAATAAGCTAAACTTAAACGAAAAGTTAGGTGAACCTAATAATTTGTTTAATCGCTCCTTATAAAATTGGGCGTTCAACATAAATTTACGAGCCGGCAAATAAAAAATGAGAAAGGAACAATACATAATGGGAAATTTAACAATCCAGAATATGAACATAGCCTATCAAGGGCAGTCTGCAATCAAAAATGCAACGCTTGCTTTTGAGCCGAACAAATTAACAGGGATCGTTGGCCCAAACGGGGCCGGAAAATCAACCTTATTGAAAGGGATCATGGGCTTGACGCCGTTAAATACTGGGGAGGTCAGTCTTTACGGCAAACCACTGAAGGACATGATGAACAAGATAGCTTATGTCGAACAGAGACAAGAAATCGACCTCTCATTTCCGATAGATGTTTTCGGAACCGTACTTTTTGGCACCTACGCCAAATTAGGTTTTTTCCAGAGACCGAAGCAAAAAGAAAAGGAATTGGCATTGAAGGCTTTAGAGAAAGTCGGCATGGCAGCTTTTAAAGATCGGCACATCAGTGAATTATCCGGTGGACAGCTGCAGCGCGTGTTCATTGCACGGGCGTTGGCTCAGGAAGCGGAATGGTTGCTGCTTGACGAACCTTTTGCCGGGATCGATGCTACAAGCGAGAAAATCATCATTGAACTGTTGAAACAACTCCGCGATGAAGGTAAATCAATCGTGATCGTGCATCATGATCTGCATAAAGTACAGTCTTATTTTGATGATATTGTCCTGATCAATAAAGAAGTGGTTGCCAATGGTCCTGTATCTGAGGTATTTACTGCCAATAATATGGGAAGGGCTTATGGGGAAGCAATTTCCGAAATGATCAGTCTAGGGGGTGGAACAAATGTTAAATGAATTCATTCAAGGACTCTTGGATTTCCAATTCCTGCAGAACGCTTTGATCACTTCCGTTATGGTCGGGATTTCTGCCGGAATCATCGGTTCCTTCATCATCTTGCGGGGGATGTCTTTAATGGGGGATGCCATCTCGCACGCAGTATTACCTGGCGTGGCGATTTCTTACATGCTGGGGAGCAGCTATATCATCGGCGCCACGGTTTTTGGGATGGCGTCGGCCGCGCTCATCGGTTTTGTCACGAAACACAGTCGTTTAAAAAACGATACGGCAATCGGAATCGTCTTCAGCGCATTTTTTGCGCTAGGGATCATCTTGATTTCCTTCGCCAGAAGCTCCACGGATTTGTATCATATCCTCTTCGGAAATGTTCTAGCAGTCCGGGATTCTGACATGCTGTTGACTGCCGCTGTGCTTATCATCGTCTTGATCTCAGTGCCGCTTTTCTATAAACAACTCAAACTGACTTCCTTTGCGCCGACGATTGCAAAATCATATGGTTGGAACATCAGTGCGATCAACTATGGATTAATGTTTTTGCTGACACTTGTGGCGGTGACTTCGCTTCAGACAGTCGGGACGATTTTGGTGATCGCAATGCTGATCACACCGGCTGCGACAGCCTATCAACTGACCGATAAATTGATTGTCATGATTGTCCTGTCGACAGTGTTTGGAACCCTCAGCTCTATTGTAGGGCTTTACTTCAGCTACAGTTACAACTTGCCGTCTGGGGCGACGATTGTCATGGCAGCAGCTGCCTTTTTCATCGTGGCATTCGTTTTTGCACCGAAGAAGGGCCTGATTGGTCAATTAAGGAAGGAGAATTTACATTATGAAGAATAAATTATTGTTGCTTACGGCAGTGCTATTTGTAGGTGTTTTGGGAGGCTGCGGAAATTCTCCGGAAAGTGATTCAGGAAATACGGATGCACCAGAAACAACAGAAACCAAGCTTAAAGTGGTCTCCACCAATTCCATAATCGGCGACATGGTAGAAAAAATTGGAGGGAATCTGATTGATGCGCACAGTATCGTGCCTGTCGGGACTGACCCGCACGAATACGAACCCCTGCCGGAAGACATTCGAAAAGCCAGCGAAGCTGATATCGTGTTCTACAACGGCTTGAATTTGGAAACTGGCAATGGCTGGTTTGACAAATTGATGGAAACTGCTGGTAAAGAAGAAAATGAGGATTACTTCGTTGTCAGTAAAAATGTCGAACCGCTGTATCTGTCGGGAAACAGTTCGCAACAAGATCCGCATGCTTGGTTGGACATTTCCAACGGCATCCGCTACATCACCGAAATCTCACGCGTCATGAGCGAAAAAGATCCTGAAAATAAAGCAGCCTATGAAGAAAATGCGGATGCTTACATTGCCGATTTGACGGAACTGGACAGCGAAGCAAAAAAAGAATTTGCTGATATCCCCGAGGAAAAGAAGCTGTTGGTGACCAGCGAAGGAGCTTTCAAGTATTTCTCCCAAGCTTACGGATTACAAGCCGCCTATATTTGGGAAATCAATACCGAAAGTCAAGGTACGCCTGATCAAATGAAGCAAATCATTGAAAAAGTCCGAGACTCTGAAGTTCCGGTTCTCTTTGTGGAGACGAGCGTCGATCCCCGAAGCATGGAACGGTTGTCAAACGAGGTGGATCTTGCAGTTTTCAGCAATCTGTTCACGGATTCCATCGCAAAAGAAGGGGAAGACGGTGACAGCTATTACGAGATGATGAAATGGAATCTGGAAAAGATTCATGAAGGATTGAGCCAGTAAAAAAGATTCCTGCTGGCGCAGTTCTGTGCAGTTCCGGGGGTGTTTCCGGATGGGTTGCTGCTCGTTTGAAAGCAGTATGATTTGCAAAAAATGAAAAAAGCTTATCTACTTATCCTATAACGGAGAACGTAGGTAAGCTTTTTTCGCTTTAGCTGGATCAAGGGCTATTTGGAACCGCTATAAGAATGCTTATCCTGAAAATAAGGTTGCTTACAATTTTAATCCTATGCTATGATGGCTGAGTGAATTCATTAAATTTTAATTAAATTAGAATGATGAAACATGTCATTATTTATTTTTGGAGGTAACTATGGATAAAGCATTAATTTTTATGGCGATGGCCGGCTACATGTCGATCATCATCGGAATCGGCTTCTACTACTACAAGCGGTCGAACGAAAGCTCCGATAACTTCTTCCTGGGCGGACGCAGTCTGGGCCCTTGGGTCGCCGCAATCAGTGCAGGAGCTTCGGACATGAGCGGGTGGCTGCTGATGGGTCTTCCGGGCGTGGCTTATTGGTCAGGTTTGTCCGACGCTTTCTGGACAGCAATCGGATTGGCGGCCGGAACAGCGCTGAACTGGATCATCGTTTCGAAACGGTTGCGTCATTATTCCGAATCGGCGAGAGCGATCACGTTACCGGAATTCTTCAGTAATCGATTCCATGAGGACAAACGCGTCATCTTGACGGTTTCTTCCACATTCATCTTCGTATTCTTTTCCGTCTATGCAGCCAGCTGCTTTGTTACAGTAGGGAAGCTCTTCGCAACCTTGTTCGAAGTGCCTTACATCCCAATGATGATCGGCGGAGCGGTGTTTGTCGTATTCTACACATTCATCGGCGGATTTTTGGCGGAGAGTGTTTCTGACTTTATGCAGGGCATCATCATGATCGTGGCTTTGGCTGTTGTATTGGTAGGAGGCGTCCTGCATGCTGGTGGCCCGGGAGCGGTCATCGATAACCTGAAGGGTATCCCAGGGTTCTTGGATTTCTTCGGCATCGCAACTCCGACCTTGGTCGACGGGGTCCAGCAGGCCGATGGCGCGTTGGCTGCTTTTGGACCTGCCGGAAAATACGGCCTGATCACAATCGCTTCGAGCATGGCTTGGGGCCTTGGGTATTTCGGTATGCCGCAAGTGCTGTTGCGCTTTATGGCGATCCGTTCGGCTGATGAAATCAAGCAATCTCGCCGCATCGGCATCACTTGGACGATGCTTTCGCTGAGCGCTTCCGTCCTGATCGGCCTGATCGGGCGCGCGATGTTCCCGATGGCCTTGACGACAGCTTCGACATCGGAAACGATTTTCATTGAGATGTCGACGTTGTTATTCCCGCCTCTATTGGCCGGGGTCGTCATGTCGGGCATTTTGGCGGCGACGATCAGTTCCGCGGATTCTTATCTCCTGATCGCCGCAAGTGCCTTTTCGAAAAACATCTATAAAGGCGTTCTGCGCAGGGATGCTTCAGATCAGCAAGTCATGGCGATGACGCGGATGATCCTGATTGTCTTGGCAATCGTCGGAATCATCATCGCTTTGGATGAAAATTCTGTCATCTTCACGATCGTATCCTTTGCATGGGCGGGATTCGGTGCGACATTCGGACCGTTGATGCTGTTTTCCTTGTTCTGGAAAAAAACAACGCGGCAAGGCGCTATCGCCGGTATGTTGACAGGCGGAATCGCTGTTTTCATCTGGAAGCTTCTGATCAAACCGATCGGTGGCGTGTTCGGCATCTACGAACTGTTGCCGGCATTCATCCTATCCTGTGTGGCGATCGGGATCTTCTCCTTGATCGGGGAAAAACCGTCAGCTGCGATGGAAGAAGAATTCGAAATGGTGAAAAGCCAGTCGAAAGCCTAACACATATGCTAGGCATAAAAGAAACAATCCATTTTGGATTGTTTTTTTTATGCGCTTGAATACCGGGCGAAGGCACAACCCAATATTCAAGCCTGTCCTCCGGTGAACCGGATGTTCAGCGGAGGACAGCGCGAAATGCGGACCACAACTCCGACGAAGAGGGCTTCAGCGGAGGACAGCGGAGAAATCGATCTTGACCTCCGATGTGGCCCTTCTTCACCGGAGTTAGGAGAAGAAAGTCGAATAGGGCTCTTTCGGTATGCGGGCGAATGCTGTGGGATTCATGAATGTTTCGAAACAACTGTTTAAGCATCGTTCGGGAAACCCAATTGAAAAAAATTATAATTTTCTATCCAAAATCATTGACATATACGCTGTATTTGTATAGAATTTAGCTTGCATAAATTGAATATCTCTTATTAATAGCCGTTGAGACGAGGGGTCGAAGATACGGTGGCAAACCAATCAATCTAATTATTTTGCAGTACAGATTGATATTGGGTGCCCAACCTGAGCGTAGGATTATCCAAGTCCTATGAGCAATAAGAGGAAAAGCAGCTGATAGATATCGAAGCTTTCCTTTGGTTGGAGAGCTTTTTTTATGCCCATTTTTTATATCAAAGGGGGAAATCTATTTGGCTGAAAAGGTTCTATTCAATTCAGACACTTATTTGGAAGGTCATTCCGACAAAATCACTTACCAAATTTCTAACGTTAAAGCAAAAAATATTACACATATCAAAATGCCGCTTTTCGAAGCGCTTGTTAAATATGCGAAACAGGACGTTACACCTTTCGATGTCCCTGGACATAAAATGGGTGCGCAGATGACGCCATTTAAAATGGCAGTCGGTGATATGACGATGCAGATGGATGTCAACTCCATGAAAGAATTGGACTTGTTGAGCCATCCGCAAGCCGTCATAAAAGAAGCACAGGAATTGGCTGCAAAAGCATACAATGCCGATCAGGCCTTTTTCCTGGTGAACGGTACGACTGTAGGCATCCAAGCGATGATCATGAGCGTGGTGGGACCGAACGATTCGATTTTGGTTCCCCGCAACTGCCATAAATCAGTGATGAGCGGGTTGATCTTGAGCGGCGCAAAGCCGATCTTCATCCAGCCCGAAATGGATTTGGCTTTCGGAATTTCTCACGGTATTTCCGTGGAACGCATCATCAAAGGCTTGGATGAAAATCCTAAAGCGAAAGCTCTTTTGGTCACGTATCCGACTTATTTCGGATCTTTGAACGATTTAGAGACGATCTGTGATATCGCACATGAACGCGGTGTTGTTGTCATCGTCGACAGTGCGCATGGCGCGCATTTGCCGTTCATGCCCGGAAAAATGAAGGATCCGATGAAAGCCGGAGCCGATGCGGTGACTTATTCCATGCACAAAACCGGCGGATCCTTGACGCAGAGCTCCTTGATGGTGATGCAAGGCGAGCGCATTTCCGCAACAAAATTGCAAAAAGTGCTGAACATGCTGCAATCGACAAGCGCGAACTACTTGTTGATGAGCTCGATCGATGCCGCACGCAGCGAATTGGCGATGTACGGCAAAGACCGCTACAAAAAACTGCGTCCGGTCGTCAGCGAAGCGATTGAAGCGATCGAAGCATTCGGCGACTATGAAGTATTGAAAGCCGACTACATCAAAGATAAATTTGACCAGACTTATGACTGGACCAAATTGGTGATCCGCGTGAATGATATCGGCCTGACCGGCTTCGAAGTCTACACAATCTTGAAGGAAGAATACGGCATCCAAATGGAGTTGGCTGAAGGCTATGTCGTGATGGCAGTCATCAGCACAGCCGATACGCGCGAATCGATCGGAAGATTGGTTGATGCCTTGATGGATGTCCGCAGACGCTACAAAAAAGCAAGCCAACATTTCGATGCGCACGTCATGACTTGCAGCATCAACAAATTGGCCTGCAGTCCGCGTGACGCCTTCTATGCCGACAATGAAGTGGTCGGCATCGACGACGCAATCGGCCGCATCAGTGCCGACTCGATCATGATCTACCCGCCAGGAATTCCGTTGATCATCCCTGGTGAAGTGATCTCCGAGGCAGTCGTGCAGCATTACCACTACTACAATGAAACTTTAGGCAACGTCCTGACTGAGGAAAAAATGCCTCATCAGATCAAAGTCCTGAAAGACTAAGCAATCGAAACAACAATCAAATAGCATACAGTTGGAGGACGGCAGAAAGTGAAAAATAACATGAACATCCAGACCTTTATCGGCTGCGAATCTTCATTTGAAGAAGCATCTACTGTATTATTCGGGATCCCATTCGACGGAACAACCAGTTTCAGGCCAGGCACGCGCTTTGCGATGCAGGCGATCCGCCAAGATTCATTCGGCTTGGAAAGTTATTCCCCTTATTTGGATCGCGATCTTGAAGAAGAGGCCATCCATGATGGCGGAGATCTGGATCTGCCTTTCGGCAACACAGAACGCGTCTTGAACGATATCGCAACCTACACAAAAGAAGTATTGGACAGCGGCAAGAAATTTTTGATGGTC comes from the uncultured Trichococcus sp. genome and includes:
- a CDS encoding sodium/proline symporter, which gives rise to MDKALIFMAMAGYMSIIIGIGFYYYKRSNESSDNFFLGGRSLGPWVAAISAGASDMSGWLLMGLPGVAYWSGLSDAFWTAIGLAAGTALNWIIVSKRLRHYSESARAITLPEFFSNRFHEDKRVILTVSSTFIFVFFSVYAASCFVTVGKLFATLFEVPYIPMMIGGAVFVVFYTFIGGFLAESVSDFMQGIIMIVALAVVLVGGVLHAGGPGAVIDNLKGIPGFLDFFGIATPTLVDGVQQADGALAAFGPAGKYGLITIASSMAWGLGYFGMPQVLLRFMAIRSADEIKQSRRIGITWTMLSLSASVLIGLIGRAMFPMALTTASTSETIFIEMSTLLFPPLLAGVVMSGILAATISSADSYLLIAASAFSKNIYKGVLRRDASDQQVMAMTRMILIVLAIVGIIIALDENSVIFTIVSFAWAGFGATFGPLMLFSLFWKKTTRQGAIAGMLTGGIAVFIWKLLIKPIGGVFGIYELLPAFILSCVAIGIFSLIGEKPSAAMEEEFEMVKSQSKA
- a CDS encoding metal ABC transporter substrate-binding protein, which produces MKNKLLLLTAVLFVGVLGGCGNSPESDSGNTDAPETTETKLKVVSTNSIIGDMVEKIGGNLIDAHSIVPVGTDPHEYEPLPEDIRKASEADIVFYNGLNLETGNGWFDKLMETAGKEENEDYFVVSKNVEPLYLSGNSSQQDPHAWLDISNGIRYITEISRVMSEKDPENKAAYEENADAYIADLTELDSEAKKEFADIPEEKKLLVTSEGAFKYFSQAYGLQAAYIWEINTESQGTPDQMKQIIEKVRDSEVPVLFVETSVDPRSMERLSNEVDLAVFSNLFTDSIAKEGEDGDSYYEMMKWNLEKIHEGLSQ
- a CDS encoding metal ABC transporter permease; this encodes MLNEFIQGLLDFQFLQNALITSVMVGISAGIIGSFIILRGMSLMGDAISHAVLPGVAISYMLGSSYIIGATVFGMASAALIGFVTKHSRLKNDTAIGIVFSAFFALGIILISFARSSTDLYHILFGNVLAVRDSDMLLTAAVLIIVLISVPLFYKQLKLTSFAPTIAKSYGWNISAINYGLMFLLTLVAVTSLQTVGTILVIAMLITPAATAYQLTDKLIVMIVLSTVFGTLSSIVGLYFSYSYNLPSGATIVMAAAAFFIVAFVFAPKKGLIGQLRKENLHYEE
- a CDS encoding metal ABC transporter ATP-binding protein, which encodes MGNLTIQNMNIAYQGQSAIKNATLAFEPNKLTGIVGPNGAGKSTLLKGIMGLTPLNTGEVSLYGKPLKDMMNKIAYVEQRQEIDLSFPIDVFGTVLFGTYAKLGFFQRPKQKEKELALKALEKVGMAAFKDRHISELSGGQLQRVFIARALAQEAEWLLLDEPFAGIDATSEKIIIELLKQLRDEGKSIVIVHHDLHKVQSYFDDIVLINKEVVANGPVSEVFTANNMGRAYGEAISEMISLGGGTNVK
- a CDS encoding aminotransferase class I/II-fold pyridoxal phosphate-dependent enzyme — translated: MAEKVLFNSDTYLEGHSDKITYQISNVKAKNITHIKMPLFEALVKYAKQDVTPFDVPGHKMGAQMTPFKMAVGDMTMQMDVNSMKELDLLSHPQAVIKEAQELAAKAYNADQAFFLVNGTTVGIQAMIMSVVGPNDSILVPRNCHKSVMSGLILSGAKPIFIQPEMDLAFGISHGISVERIIKGLDENPKAKALLVTYPTYFGSLNDLETICDIAHERGVVVIVDSAHGAHLPFMPGKMKDPMKAGADAVTYSMHKTGGSLTQSSLMVMQGERISATKLQKVLNMLQSTSANYLLMSSIDAARSELAMYGKDRYKKLRPVVSEAIEAIEAFGDYEVLKADYIKDKFDQTYDWTKLVIRVNDIGLTGFEVYTILKEEYGIQMELAEGYVVMAVISTADTRESIGRLVDALMDVRRRYKKASQHFDAHVMTCSINKLACSPRDAFYADNEVVGIDDAIGRISADSIMIYPPGIPLIIPGEVISEAVVQHYHYYNETLGNVLTEEKMPHQIKVLKD
- the guaA gene encoding glutamine-hydrolyzing GMP synthase, whose translation is MIEQFTELEKIVVLDFGSQYNQLITRRIREFGVFSELVSHRTTAEDIKAMGNVKGVIFSGGPNSVYEEDAFKVDPAIFAMGIPVLGICYGMQLMTDHFGGKVIPAEEREYGRSDIQILDLDTPMFKGLSDIETVWMSHGDKITDIPAGFKVTATNDNCPVAAFANTAEKFYGVQFHPEVQHSVHGNEMLKNFAFEVCGCSGNWSIANFIEIETKKIRETVGDKKVLLGLSGGVDSSVVGVLLHKAIGSQLTCIFVDHGLLRKGEGDQVMESLVGKFGLNIIRVDAKKRFMDKLAGVSDPEQKRKIIGNEFVYVFDDEATKLQGIDFLAQGTLYTDVIESGTETAQTIKSHHNVGGLPEDMQFKLIEPLNTLFKDEVRELGTQLGMPDSIVWRQPFPGPGLGIRVIGEITEEKLEIVRDSDYILREEIANAGLERDVWQYFTVLPGFRSVGVMGDGRTYDYTIGIRAVTSIDGMTSDWARIPYEVLDKISRRIVNEVKHVNRIVYDITSKPPSTIEWE